The Gemmatimonadaceae bacterium DNA segment CGAATGCTGGCGGCCGTGCGCGCCGCGGGCGCCGTCCCGGCCATCACCGCCGTCGTGCGCGGGCAGGCCACGCTCGGGCTTACGCCGGAAGAGCTCGCGCGCTTCCTCCGGCGCGACGGCGTCCGCAAGGTCTCGGCCCGGGACCTCGGCGCCTGCGTCGCCGACGGCGCCGATGGTGCGACCACGGTAGCGGCCTCGCTGGCGATCTGTCGTGCAGCCGGTGTACGGGTCTTCGCCACCGGCGGCATCGGCGGCGTGCATCGCGAACCCGCCTTCGACGAGTCGGCAGACTTGCTCGAGCTCTCGCGGACGCAGGCCGTGGTGGTCTGTGCCGGCGCCAAGTCCATCCTCGACCTGCCCGCCACACTGGAACGGCTTGAGAGCTACGGCGTGACGGTGCTGGGCTACGGGGCCGATGAGTTTCCGGGCTTCTTCGCCGCGTCGACCGGACTGACCGTGCCGCTCCGGGCCGACTCACCCGCCGCCGTCGCCCGCATTGCGCAGGCAAGCTGGTCACTGGGTCACCCGGCCGCAGTGCTGGTGGTGCAGCCGCCGCCCGCCGCGGCAGCGCTGGGCGCCGAGGAGGTCGCGGCGGCGGTGGACTCGGCGCTGGCCGCCGCCCGCCGCGATGGTGTACGGGGCGCCGCCGTCACGCCATTCCTGCTCCAGCGGGTACAACAGGCCACTGGGGGGCGCTCGCTGTCGGCCAACCTGGCCTTGCTCGAGTCCAATGCCGCGCTCGCCGGGGAGGTCGCAGTGGCGTTGGCGGCCCTGACCTAGGCGTGCGTCAGGATGTCTGTTGACTTCGTGGTCCGCATTATAGGTTAGTCGGACAACCCTAGCGCGCTGGAGGTCACCCGCACGATGCCCTCTCCGTTCCTGAGTTCCGAGGAGTACGACGAGCGCGCGCACCAACTGTACAACGAAGGCAACTACGACGAGGCGCTCGCGCTACTGCGCGAGGGCCTCGGATTGTATCCCAATGCGGTGGAACTGCACGTCGGCGTGGGCTACGCGCGCCTCGCGCGCGACGAATTCGCCTGGGCGCGGCGGTCCTTCGAGGAAGCGCTGGTGCTCGACCCGGAGCACGAGGACGCCCTCGCCGGGCTCGGCGAGGTGCTGCTCAAGCTCGGCCAGCACAACGCCGGCCTGAAGAGCTTCCGGCGGATCCTCGAACTCGGCTACAACGATGACATCGAGCTGATGCTGCAGGTGGGGCGCGCCCTCTTCCGCGAAGGCTTTATGGAAGACGCCAAGGACTTCTTCGAAGTCGCGGTGCAGCAGACGCCGGAGAATGCCGAAGCCGTCGCGATGGTCGGCTATGCGCAGCACCGGCTCGGTGACGAGGCGGCCGCCGTCGAGACGCTGCGCAAGTCGCTGCAGCTCGACCCCGAGCACAGCGAGGCGCGCATCTACCTCGGCAACATCCTCTATGACCAGGGCGAGTACGAGGCCGCGCTGTACCACCTCGACCGCACCAAGCCCGAGGAGCACTGGGACGAACTCGGCATCTGGCGGCTGCTGGAGCTGCGCAAGTCGCACCTGCGCCTGCGCGACGACGACCCCTCGCTGCGCATCTGGGAGCAGCGCCTCACCGAACTCACGCCGGCGCCGGACGCGTTGGACGAGATGCTCGGCGAGATCGAGCAGCGGGCGGCGGAGCAGGAGCAGGAGGACGCGCGTGCGCAGCTCGAGCTGTTCGGCGCATTGCTCAGCGACCTCACCGAGCAGAAGGGCGGGCCGGCGCGGCACCGCGTGATCGGCCGCGACGGGCAGACCTACGACGGCGACTGGGACGAGATCGTGGCCGCGATGCGCGACGCCACGCCGGGACAGGCCGGGCGCAGCGTCGAGGAGTTTATGCAGTCCGAGGCGCGGCGCGGCTATGCTCTTACGGGCACCCTCATCCCGACCCGCGACGCGGAGAGCTTTCTCCGTGCCAGCGCCGACGCCGGCCTCTTGCGCATCCTCGCGTGATCGCGCTCCGGAACGTCGGCAAGACGTACCGATCGCTTTTCGGCGCCGAGGTTCGGGCCGTCACGTCGGTGACGCTCGAGGTGGCGCGCGGCGAGATCGTCGGCATCGCGGGACCCAACGGGGCGGGCAAGAGCACGCTCATCAACATTCTGCTCGGCCTGTTGCCCGTGGACGAAGGTGAGGTGAGCATCGACGGGCTCTCGCCGCGGCGCTTCGCGCAGCAGCACGGCGTCGCCTACCTGCCCGAGCTGATGACCTTCCCGCTGGAGTGGCGCGCCGAGGAGACGCTGTCGCGGATGGCGGCGCTGGCTGGGCTTGCCCCGGCAGCGCGCGTAGCAGCCGTGGAGCGCGTGATCGAGGCGGTGGGCATCGCCGAGCACCGGCGCAAGAAGCTGAAGGCGCTGAGCAAGGGCAACCTGCAGCGCGTCGGGTTGGCGCAGGCCCTGCTCGCGGACCGCGACCTCGTGGTCTTCGACGAACCCACGCACGGGCTGGATCCCGTGTGGACGGCACGCTTCCGTGACATTGTCGCGGGGCTACGGCGTCCGGGTCGAGCGATGCTCATCGCCTCGCACAACCTCGACGAACTCGAGCGCCTCTGCGATCGCGTGGCGATCATCGACCACGGCCAGGTGCAGCGCGTGGTCTCTGTCCGCGAGGCGGCGGGGCAGGGTGCGCCGCGGCGCTGGCGCATCCGCGTAGCGCAGGCGCCGGACGCCGTCGCGGCGCACTTTCCGGGGGCGACCGTCAACGGCCACGATCTCGAGTGCACGGCCGACGTCGCCGGCCTGAACGCCGGGCTCGCCGCCGCGATCGCCGGCGGGGCCCTCATCCTCGCGGTGGCACCGGCGGAGTCCTCGCTGGAAGAAGCCTTCCGCTCTGCCGTGACGGCCAGGTGACGCCCCGATGACGCTGCGCCCCCTACTTGCCTACGCTCCCTGGCACGCGCGGGATGTCCTTCCGCGCGCCCTGGTCCCCTTGGCGGTGTTCGCGATCGTGGGGGGGCTGCCCGTCTTTGGCTACCTGCGCAACCAAGAGATCATTGACCTCGCCAACAACGCCACGCAGGCCGACTTCGTCCGGGCGATGTTCCGCGAGGTGCTGCCGCTGGCCATCACGCTCGGCGCCTTCCTGTTTATGACGCAGAGCGTCGCCCTCGACCGCGACCGCCAGCACACGCGCTTCTTCTTCGCGCATCAGGTCCTGCCGGACGCGTTCTACCTGCAACGCTTCGTCGTCGGCCTGGTGGTCTTCGTCGCCTGCTTCGCGCCGGTGCCATTGGTGATGCAATGGTTGCTGCCCGACCTCCCGGTCCTCGGTGCCTTCGGGGCGCTGGTGATTGCGCTTGTGCTCGTCGGCGGGCTGACGGTGCTCGCCGGCTCGCTGACGCGGCGCGACGGGCTGGCGGTCATCCTGACGTTCATCGTCGTACGGACGCTGCAGCAACTGTCGCAGGCCGACGTGCTGGCCGACTGGGCGGACCCGATCGTGCGCGGGATGCCGCCAATCCAGACGATGGCGGAGCTGCAACGTGCCTTCCTGACCGCCGCCGCCTTCCAGTGGACGGACGTCGTGCACGTGGTCGGCTATGGGCTCGGACTGCTGGCCGCGGGCCTGCTCGTGGTCCGCCGATCTCCGCTGGTGCGGTGATTCGGTGACGTCTGCGTCTAGGTCCCTGCTGCCGGCCGAAAGCGTCCGTCGCGAGCGCCTCCCCAACGGACTCACCGTCCTCATCCGGCGCGACAGCACCGCCCCGGTCGTGGCGATCGTCACCTGGGTGAAGGCAGGGTACTTCGACGAGCCTGACTCCACCGTCGGCATCGCCCACGCGTTCGAGCATATGTATTTCAAGGGCACGCCGACGCGGGGCGTGGGCGAGATCGCGCGGGCCACCAAGCTCGCCGGGGGCTACCTCAACGCCGGCACCATCTACGACCACACGCACTACTACGCCGTGCTGCCGGCGAGCGGCTTTGTGGCTGGCCTCGAGGTGCAGGCCGACGCCTACGCCAACTCGGTGATCGATGCCGGCGAGCTGCGCCGCGAACTCGAAGTCATCATCGAGGAGACCAAGCGCAAGGCGGACTCCCCAGCGCCGCTGGCGCTGGAAACGATGTTCGAGTTGCTGCACGACCGGCACCGCATTCGGCGCTGGCGAATGGGTCGCGAAGCCGAGCTGCGCGCGCTCACCCGCGACGACCTCCTGGCCTTCTATCGCAACTACTATCGGCCCTCCAACACGGTGCTGGCGATTGTCGGCGACGTGGACCCCGATGTCGCACTGGCCGAAGCCGTGCGGTGCTACGGGCACCTAGCGGACGCACCCATCGCGCGGAAGCCGGGCCCGCAGGAGACTGAGCCCGCCAGCTTCCGCGTGCGCGAGTGGGCCGGCGACATCGCCCAGACGGAGCTGGTCTTCGGCTGGCGCACGCCCGGCAGCGACCACCCCGACGCGCCGGTGCTCGACTTGCTCGGCACGGTGCTCGCCGGCGGGCGCGCCGCGCGCCTCACGCGCGCTACGCGCGATCGGCGCTTGGTCTCGAGCATCAGCGCGTACAACTACACGCCCACCGAGATCGGCGTGTTCGTCGTGCACGCCAGCGCGGCGGCGGAGCGCGCGCGCGAGGCCGCCCGCACGGTCGCCGACCAGCTACGCCGTGTCCGTGACGGCGACCTCAGTGCAGGCGAGGTCGACCGCGCCCACCGCCTCGTAGAGGCGCAGTGGTTGCGGCGCCTCGAGAGCGCCGAGGGGCAGGCCAACTTTCTCGGCTCCTGGGAACTCGTCGGCGGTTGGCAGCAGGGCATCGCGTACCGCGACGCGATGCTCGCCGCCGATGCCGCGCGGTTGACGGAGGTCGCTAACCGCTGGCTCGACCTCGACCGCGCGGCGCTGGTCGCGTACCGCCCGAGAACGGCGGAGCCGTTGGCGGCTGACGCGGCCGCCGTACGCGCGCTGCTCGCCGAACCCGGCATCCCGGCGCTGCCGCCGACGGCCGCGGTGCCGACGCCCAAGGCCCCGCCCGCCGCGCGCGCGACGCACGAGCGCGTCGTCGACGGCATCCACGTGTTCCGCACGCCGGCGGGCATTCCGATCCTCGTCAAGCCCCGTCCCGGTGCGGCGCTCGCCCACGTCGGCTGCTTCATCGCCGGCGGCGTGGTGGACGAAGTGCCGCAGCGCGGCGGACTCTCGACCTTGATGGCACGCACGATGCTGCGCGGCACGGTGCACCGCGATGCCACGCAGCTCGCGGAAGCGGCCGAGCGCCTCGGCGGCACGCCCGCCACCAGCGTCGGTACGGAAGCGATGCAGTGGACGCTCGGCGTCCCGACCGAGCGGCTCGCCGAGGCCGCCACCCTGCTCGCGGAGCTCGTGCTGGCGCCGACCTTCCCCGAGGACGGGCTCGAGGCCGAGCGGACGATTGCGCTGGCCTCGCTCGGGGCGTTGCGGGACGATATGTACCGCCAGCCGATGCGCTTGGCGGCAGAGGTCGCCTGGCCGGATCATCCGTACGGTCGCTCCACCCTCGGCAGCGAGGAGAGCGTGCGCGCGCTCGGGACGGCCGAGCTCCGCGATTGGCACACGACGCGGGTGCTCTCGTCCGCGGCGGTAGTCGCCGTCGTCGGCGACGTGGATCCGCAACGTGCCGCCGACGTGCTGGCGACGCA contains these protein-coding regions:
- a CDS encoding pseudouridine-5'-phosphate glycosidase, whose product is MRVQGVERLDGAVVALESSVLAQGLPIPANADASRRMLAAVRAAGAVPAITAVVRGQATLGLTPEELARFLRRDGVRKVSARDLGACVADGADGATTVAASLAICRAAGVRVFATGGIGGVHREPAFDESADLLELSRTQAVVVCAGAKSILDLPATLERLESYGVTVLGYGADEFPGFFAASTGLTVPLRADSPAAVARIAQASWSLGHPAAVLVVQPPPAAAALGAEEVAAAVDSALAAARRDGVRGAAVTPFLLQRVQQATGGRSLSANLALLESNAALAGEVAVALAALT
- a CDS encoding insulinase family protein, which translates into the protein MTSASRSLLPAESVRRERLPNGLTVLIRRDSTAPVVAIVTWVKAGYFDEPDSTVGIAHAFEHMYFKGTPTRGVGEIARATKLAGGYLNAGTIYDHTHYYAVLPASGFVAGLEVQADAYANSVIDAGELRRELEVIIEETKRKADSPAPLALETMFELLHDRHRIRRWRMGREAELRALTRDDLLAFYRNYYRPSNTVLAIVGDVDPDVALAEAVRCYGHLADAPIARKPGPQETEPASFRVREWAGDIAQTELVFGWRTPGSDHPDAPVLDLLGTVLAGGRAARLTRATRDRRLVSSISAYNYTPTEIGVFVVHASAAAERAREAARTVADQLRRVRDGDLSAGEVDRAHRLVEAQWLRRLESAEGQANFLGSWELVGGWQQGIAYRDAMLAADAARLTEVANRWLDLDRAALVAYRPRTAEPLAADAAAVRALLAEPGIPALPPTAAVPTPKAPPAARATHERVVDGIHVFRTPAGIPILVKPRPGAALAHVGCFIAGGVVDEVPQRGGLSTLMARTMLRGTVHRDATQLAEAAERLGGTPATSVGTEAMQWTLGVPTERLAEAATLLAELVLAPTFPEDGLEAERTIALASLGALRDDMYRQPMRLAAEVAWPDHPYGRSTLGSEESVRALGTAELRDWHTTRVLSSAAVVAVVGDVDPQRAADVLATQFAGLRAAPRPNIPRAEWPAAHAIRVDERDRKQTALALFFDGPARDNPARFDAEMLGGVASGLGGRFFEELRDRQSLAYTVMARPYARAVGGTFAAYIATSASKEEIARAGLLAEFAKFREDLVAPEELERARRYAIGAWQIRQASGAAVLGELADAFLWGRLEDLTRYPQDLAAVTPERMRALAARWFDPSRRVEGVVRGRA
- a CDS encoding ABC transporter ATP-binding protein, yielding MIALRNVGKTYRSLFGAEVRAVTSVTLEVARGEIVGIAGPNGAGKSTLINILLGLLPVDEGEVSIDGLSPRRFAQQHGVAYLPELMTFPLEWRAEETLSRMAALAGLAPAARVAAVERVIEAVGIAEHRRKKLKALSKGNLQRVGLAQALLADRDLVVFDEPTHGLDPVWTARFRDIVAGLRRPGRAMLIASHNLDELERLCDRVAIIDHGQVQRVVSVREAAGQGAPRRWRIRVAQAPDAVAAHFPGATVNGHDLECTADVAGLNAGLAAAIAGGALILAVAPAESSLEEAFRSAVTAR
- a CDS encoding tetratricopeptide repeat protein; amino-acid sequence: MPSPFLSSEEYDERAHQLYNEGNYDEALALLREGLGLYPNAVELHVGVGYARLARDEFAWARRSFEEALVLDPEHEDALAGLGEVLLKLGQHNAGLKSFRRILELGYNDDIELMLQVGRALFREGFMEDAKDFFEVAVQQTPENAEAVAMVGYAQHRLGDEAAAVETLRKSLQLDPEHSEARIYLGNILYDQGEYEAALYHLDRTKPEEHWDELGIWRLLELRKSHLRLRDDDPSLRIWEQRLTELTPAPDALDEMLGEIEQRAAEQEQEDARAQLELFGALLSDLTEQKGGPARHRVIGRDGQTYDGDWDEIVAAMRDATPGQAGRSVEEFMQSEARRGYALTGTLIPTRDAESFLRASADAGLLRILA